Proteins from a genomic interval of Pantoea deleyi:
- a CDS encoding zinc-dependent alcohol dehydrogenase produces MKALTYHGPHKVSVDNVPDPGLEAADDIILRVTATAICGSDLHLYRGKIPGTGHGDIFGHEFMGEVVEAGSAVTAVAKGDRVVIPFVIACGDCFFCLLSQYAACENTNSGRGAILNRKNITPPAALFGFSKLYGGVPGGQAEYVRVPKANTGPFKVPSVLSDEKVLFLSDILPTAWQAVKNAEVKPGSSLAIFGAGPVGLLSAACARQQGAEQIFMIDHNNYRLNFARERYGVIPINFDDIDDPAGWIIEHSTGNRGVDAVIDAVGFEAKGSLTETVLTNLKLEGSSGKALRQCIAAVRRGGIVSVPGVYAGFIHGFLFGDAFDKGLTFKMGQTHVHAYLPDLLKLIEQGHLTPEEIVTHHLPLEDAARGYDIFARREEECRKIILVPGMAATQATI; encoded by the coding sequence ATGAAAGCATTAACCTATCACGGCCCCCATAAAGTCAGCGTGGACAATGTGCCGGACCCGGGGCTGGAAGCCGCAGATGACATTATTCTGCGCGTGACCGCCACCGCGATCTGCGGCTCCGATCTGCACCTCTACCGGGGCAAGATCCCTGGTACCGGACATGGCGATATCTTTGGTCATGAGTTTATGGGTGAAGTGGTCGAGGCCGGCAGCGCCGTGACCGCCGTCGCCAAAGGCGATCGGGTGGTGATCCCGTTCGTTATCGCCTGTGGCGACTGCTTTTTCTGTCTGCTGAGCCAGTACGCTGCCTGTGAAAATACCAACAGCGGCCGGGGCGCGATCCTGAACCGTAAAAACATCACGCCTCCCGCGGCGCTGTTTGGCTTCAGTAAGCTTTATGGCGGCGTGCCCGGCGGCCAGGCGGAGTATGTACGGGTGCCGAAGGCCAATACCGGCCCGTTTAAGGTGCCGTCAGTGCTGTCAGATGAGAAGGTACTGTTCCTGTCAGACATTCTGCCTACGGCCTGGCAGGCAGTGAAGAATGCCGAAGTGAAACCGGGCTCGAGCCTGGCGATCTTCGGGGCCGGGCCGGTGGGCCTGCTGAGCGCCGCCTGCGCCCGTCAGCAGGGGGCCGAACAGATCTTTATGATTGACCACAATAACTACCGCCTGAACTTTGCCCGCGAACGCTACGGCGTCATCCCGATTAACTTCGACGACATCGACGATCCGGCTGGCTGGATCATCGAACACAGCACCGGCAACCGGGGCGTAGATGCGGTGATCGACGCCGTCGGCTTCGAGGCGAAAGGCAGCCTGACTGAGACGGTACTTACCAACCTCAAGCTGGAGGGCAGCAGTGGCAAGGCGCTGCGTCAGTGTATTGCCGCGGTGCGTCGTGGCGGTATTGTCAGCGTGCCGGGCGTTTACGCCGGATTTATCCACGGTTTCCTGTTTGGGGATGCTTTCGACAAAGGGCTGACCTTTAAGATGGGGCAGACGCACGTTCACGCCTATCTGCCTGATCTGCTGAAGCTGATCGAGCAGGGACATCTGACGCCAGAAGAGATTGTCACTCACCATCTGCCGCTGGAAGATGCCGCCCGCGGCTACGATATTTTCGCCAGACGCGAAGAGGAGTGCCGCAAGATCATTCTGGTTCCTGGCATGGCCGCCACCCAGGCGACGATATAA
- a CDS encoding GNAT family N-acetyltransferase, with the protein MNINQFDQRVGEELPDWKPVARPSCALLIGQHCLLMPLSVDHAEALLQAFMLAPDERDWTWLSAERPTTLAQMQSWIAEKVMNAALVSFAVCTLSKQPCGVVCFATIEPEHGTLEIGHVTWSPLMQRSAMGSEAIFLLLQQAFALGYRRVAWRCDATNVASRAAAERLGFRFEGRFRQVMIRKNRNRDSDWLSIIDREWPDIQRALSNWLSTDNFTGSGQQKRPLSACFADIDEDDSRF; encoded by the coding sequence TTGAACATCAATCAATTTGATCAGCGGGTAGGTGAAGAGCTGCCCGACTGGAAGCCGGTCGCCAGACCATCCTGCGCATTACTCATCGGCCAGCACTGCCTTCTCATGCCGCTAAGCGTTGATCATGCAGAAGCGCTATTGCAGGCATTTATGCTGGCACCCGACGAACGCGACTGGACCTGGCTGAGTGCAGAGCGGCCTACCACGCTGGCGCAGATGCAGAGCTGGATAGCAGAAAAAGTGATGAATGCGGCCCTGGTATCCTTTGCCGTCTGCACTCTGTCGAAGCAGCCCTGTGGCGTGGTCTGCTTCGCCACGATTGAGCCAGAACATGGCACTCTTGAAATCGGTCACGTTACCTGGTCGCCGCTTATGCAGCGCAGTGCTATGGGCAGTGAGGCCATTTTTCTCCTATTGCAACAGGCGTTTGCACTCGGCTATCGCCGGGTAGCCTGGCGATGTGATGCCACTAATGTCGCATCGCGAGCAGCGGCAGAACGCCTGGGCTTTCGTTTTGAAGGTCGTTTCCGTCAGGTGATGATACGGAAAAATCGAAATCGCGATAGCGACTGGCTGTCCATTATCGATCGTGAATGGCCAGATATTCAGCGCGCCCTGAGCAACTGGCTGAGCACAGACAATTTTACCGGGTCAGGTCAGCAAAAACGCCCTCTCAGCGCCTGCTTTGCGGATATTGATGAGGACGATTCAAGATTTTAA
- a CDS encoding DUF421 domain-containing protein encodes MFSFDWHRFLLNDQPATFLLEVMARVLIAYLVVFTFLKVSGRRGVRQLSLFELVVILTLGSASGDVTFYDDVPVLPVIMVFVVLLALYRLTTWLTAHSSRFSRLIQGDVITLIQEGVYVLASLDRLNISEDEFYMELRQSGVEHLGQVRLALVEVDGQLSLYFYDDDEMRAGLSVLPPAHRQDYSRVPVSARYACTHCGQTRMIEAQQQAVCSRCQRQRWSAALSARRLH; translated from the coding sequence ATGTTCTCATTCGACTGGCATCGATTTTTACTGAATGACCAACCGGCCACCTTTTTATTGGAGGTGATGGCGCGGGTGCTGATCGCTTACCTGGTGGTCTTTACCTTTCTGAAAGTGTCTGGCCGGCGCGGCGTGCGTCAGCTGTCGCTGTTTGAACTGGTCGTGATTCTGACGCTGGGTTCAGCATCCGGTGACGTTACCTTTTATGACGATGTGCCGGTGCTGCCGGTCATCATGGTGTTTGTGGTGCTGCTGGCGCTGTACCGGCTGACCACCTGGCTGACGGCACACAGCTCGCGCTTTTCCCGGCTCATTCAGGGCGATGTCATTACCCTGATTCAGGAGGGCGTCTATGTGCTGGCGAGTCTGGATCGGCTCAATATCTCCGAAGATGAGTTTTATATGGAACTGCGTCAGAGCGGCGTTGAGCATCTGGGCCAGGTCCGGCTGGCGCTGGTGGAGGTCGATGGTCAGCTCAGCCTCTATTTCTACGATGACGATGAGATGCGCGCCGGGTTAAGTGTGCTGCCCCCCGCGCACCGGCAGGATTACAGCCGCGTGCCGGTCAGCGCACGCTACGCCTGCACCCATTGCGGCCAGACCCGGATGATTGAGGCGCAGCAGCAGGCCGTCTGTTCGCGCTGTCAGCGACAGCGCTGGTCTGCGGCACTGAGCGCGCGCCGTCTGCATTGA